From the genome of Streptomyces sp. V1I1, one region includes:
- a CDS encoding LuxR C-terminal-related transcriptional regulator, whose protein sequence is MRVPVPEFRLHLRPQVARPPTGTRCAAVGRRSRRGSGRRRRGEGDRRLALIDIQMPVVDGIEATRRIAADPALAQVHVVILTNYDFDEYVFNALRAGAAGFLVKDIVPEDLLHAVRVAARGDALLAPSITRKLINRYVTQPLHTGADAGLEELTNREREAVVLVAEGLSNDQIADHMVISPLTAKTHINRAMAKLHARDRAQLVVLAYESGLVAPRNR, encoded by the coding sequence GTGCGTGTGCCAGTGCCTGAGTTCCGTCTCCACCTCCGCCCACAGGTCGCGCGGCCCCCCACTGGTACACGGTGTGCGGCGGTTGGCAGAAGATCACGGCGCGGGAGCGGGCGCCGTCGTCGAGGTGAAGGCGATCGGCGACTCGCGCTCATCGACATCCAGATGCCGGTCGTCGACGGCATCGAGGCGACCCGGCGCATTGCCGCCGACCCGGCCCTGGCCCAGGTGCACGTCGTCATCCTGACCAACTACGACTTCGATGAGTACGTCTTCAACGCGCTGCGGGCCGGCGCCGCCGGATTCCTCGTCAAAGACATCGTGCCGGAAGACCTCCTGCACGCCGTACGCGTCGCCGCCCGGGGCGACGCCCTGCTCGCACCGTCGATCACCCGCAAACTGATCAACCGGTACGTCACCCAGCCGCTCCACACAGGCGCCGACGCGGGGCTCGAAGAACTCACCAACCGCGAACGCGAGGCCGTCGTCCTGGTCGCAGAGGGCCTGTCCAACGACCAGATCGCCGACCACATGGTGATCAGCCCACTGACCGCGAAAACTCACATCAACCGGGCCATGGCCAAGCTCCACGCCCGCGACCGCGCCCAACTCGTGGTCCTCGCCTACGAATCCGGCCTCGTCGCCCCACGCAACCGCTGA
- the cutA gene encoding divalent-cation tolerance protein CutA: MASEIVIAQTTIDNAERAKGLARGAVESQLAACAHIDAPFSAVYRWKGAIETAQEWRISYKTTLDRLPALQAWVAGEHPYDVPEWITLPVTGGSDAYLSWVVEETHPQ, translated from the coding sequence ATGGCCAGCGAGATCGTGATCGCGCAGACCACCATCGACAACGCGGAGCGGGCGAAGGGGCTGGCACGGGGCGCCGTCGAGAGCCAGTTGGCGGCGTGTGCCCACATCGACGCCCCCTTCAGCGCGGTCTACCGCTGGAAGGGCGCCATCGAAACGGCACAGGAGTGGCGGATCTCGTACAAGACGACCCTTGATCGTCTTCCGGCACTGCAGGCGTGGGTAGCGGGCGAGCACCCCTACGATGTTCCCGAGTGGATCACGCTGCCAGTTACGGGCGGGTCCGACGCGTACCTGTCTTGGGTGGTCGAGGAGACTCACCCGCAGTAG
- a CDS encoding helix-turn-helix domain-containing protein — protein MTRREVSRYENGENVPTNHTLGHIAVACGVPLEPLLREAKAARVRRRKKDDAEGEDLDDVKRRTLLGGAVVGAAAAAEPWGRLAYALSKGARIDPESASVLIDHAAGLHVDELSESARSLQNRVESHLDAITAALPRAGAHERALTIAAGETAALAGWVAWDLGEHDKAAAYYRVTSECAKEAGHPPLRALALGYASYGAATPGKALEMLSQAAQDVRGHGNATAAAWALGRYAEEAAQSGDDAGALRALEQARFAYDFANHTSEQAWVRFVTPYRMDSLALSVYGELKRQELTVTADSAVERLGKELPDSGVVVLGDLASALLRGGDVDRGVYVARKFAAAAESKPNTMGRQRAQNIAAWLPDTERDLAGHLLAFAS, from the coding sequence GTGACCCGCCGCGAGGTCAGTCGGTACGAGAACGGTGAGAACGTCCCTACGAACCACACGCTTGGGCACATCGCTGTGGCCTGCGGCGTCCCGTTGGAGCCGCTCCTGCGGGAGGCGAAGGCCGCCCGGGTCAGGCGGAGGAAGAAGGACGACGCTGAAGGGGAGGACCTGGACGACGTGAAGCGCCGAACGCTGCTGGGGGGCGCCGTCGTCGGCGCAGCTGCCGCTGCCGAGCCTTGGGGCCGACTCGCGTACGCGCTCAGTAAGGGAGCCAGGATCGACCCCGAGTCCGCGTCCGTGCTCATCGATCACGCGGCTGGGTTGCATGTGGACGAGCTGAGTGAAAGCGCACGCAGTCTGCAGAACCGAGTCGAGTCACACCTGGACGCGATCACCGCGGCCCTTCCCCGTGCCGGCGCCCACGAGCGAGCGCTGACCATTGCGGCGGGGGAAACCGCAGCCCTTGCCGGATGGGTCGCCTGGGACCTGGGGGAACACGACAAGGCTGCTGCCTATTACCGGGTGACCTCGGAGTGCGCGAAGGAGGCCGGGCACCCGCCTCTGCGCGCCCTGGCGCTGGGCTACGCGAGCTATGGTGCCGCTACCCCGGGTAAGGCGCTGGAGATGCTGTCACAGGCGGCTCAGGATGTGCGTGGGCATGGCAACGCGACCGCTGCGGCGTGGGCATTGGGACGGTATGCGGAGGAAGCGGCTCAGTCAGGGGACGATGCCGGTGCTCTCCGGGCCCTGGAGCAGGCGAGATTCGCGTATGACTTTGCGAATCACACGAGCGAGCAGGCGTGGGTCCGATTCGTGACGCCATACCGGATGGACTCACTGGCGCTCTCGGTATACGGCGAACTCAAGCGCCAAGAGCTGACGGTCACAGCCGACTCCGCGGTCGAGCGCCTCGGTAAGGAACTGCCTGACTCTGGAGTGGTGGTCCTCGGGGACCTGGCGTCGGCGCTTCTGCGCGGCGGCGACGTAGACCGTGGGGTCTACGTCGCGCGCAAGTTCGCCGCAGCAGCGGAGTCAAAGCCGAACACCATGGGACGTCAGCGGGCGCAGAACATCGCTGCCTGGCTCCCCGACACGGAGCGCGACCTGGCCGGCCACTTGCTGGCGTTCGCATCGTGA
- a CDS encoding ATP-binding protein, with translation MTPASIHVAQARGTTAALLRQWALPDAPSGDAQLVVSELVTNAISHGSGAVRLRVRYGNHQLRIEVTDGSTTPAKRRRAGANDPGGRGLLLVAHVSHRWGVADSGRTTYAVIPTLPEAPPCRRTTQPTLDPTC, from the coding sequence ATGACGCCGGCGAGTATTCACGTCGCTCAAGCACGAGGTACCACAGCGGCCTTGCTGAGGCAGTGGGCTCTGCCGGACGCACCGTCAGGAGATGCCCAGCTTGTCGTCTCAGAGTTGGTGACCAACGCGATCAGTCACGGCTCTGGGGCTGTGCGGCTACGGGTGCGGTACGGCAACCACCAGCTCCGGATCGAGGTCACCGACGGGAGCACCACCCCGGCCAAGCGACGACGCGCAGGTGCCAACGACCCGGGCGGGCGAGGGCTGCTCCTAGTCGCGCACGTGTCACATCGGTGGGGCGTGGCCGACAGCGGCCGGACTACATATGCGGTCATTCCCACTCTTCCGGAGGCACCCCCATGTCGCCGCACGACGCAACCAACCTTGGATCCGACGTGTTGA
- a CDS encoding bifunctional 2-polyprenyl-6-hydroxyphenol methylase/3-demethylubiquinol 3-O-methyltransferase UbiG, with protein MTSVLDRLSPAQWDTWYSEGRAIDRLVTDAEADRFLQHVNPPAGASVLDVGCGIGSLSRQLSRWGYDVLGLDFSPVAIRTAHRQGVNGRLDYGVHDFDAESIPPRLQPGSLDLIVCRNILPFIDHTRFMVDARRWLRPGGQLYVLARVWSERGGEPDERPWQRGFTEKQVQELQNGWAEQERCWLGRHTALFLSDQRRRAL; from the coding sequence GTGACGTCGGTATTGGACCGCCTCAGCCCCGCCCAGTGGGATACCTGGTACAGCGAGGGCCGGGCCATAGACCGCCTCGTGACTGACGCCGAGGCCGACCGCTTCCTCCAGCACGTCAACCCGCCCGCCGGGGCATCCGTACTCGACGTCGGCTGCGGCATCGGCAGCCTTAGCCGGCAGCTCTCTCGTTGGGGCTATGACGTGCTGGGCCTGGACTTCTCGCCGGTCGCGATCCGGACTGCGCATCGGCAAGGCGTCAACGGTCGGCTGGACTACGGCGTTCACGACTTCGACGCGGAGTCGATCCCGCCCCGGCTGCAGCCCGGCTCGCTCGACCTCATCGTTTGCCGCAACATCCTGCCGTTCATCGACCACACGCGTTTCATGGTCGACGCACGCCGTTGGTTGCGCCCTGGCGGGCAGCTGTACGTCCTTGCTCGTGTCTGGTCCGAGCGCGGCGGCGAACCGGACGAGAGGCCGTGGCAACGCGGCTTCACCGAGAAACAAGTGCAAGAACTCCAGAACGGGTGGGCCGAACAGGAACGCTGCTGGCTCGGCAGGCACACCGCACTGTTCCTGTCCGACCAGCGCCGTCGGGCCTTGTGA
- a CDS encoding DUF6082 family protein, whose product MNRPVLALAAGVAVASTVHTVQRHLHHKRLLELEMHKAHGRMLEVATTHPDLDPIWVRNHPDHVKEDESGPLLMCQWWLEFWRTGLNLGVFTPAVLRQNAKNFMKEPTALKAWALTRHGRALQSRSRHDRMHVALLNAAFEEADGPSQYPECELTPASAL is encoded by the coding sequence ATGAACCGTCCCGTTCTCGCTCTGGCCGCTGGCGTTGCCGTCGCGTCCACGGTGCACACCGTCCAGCGACACCTGCACCACAAGCGGCTCCTTGAGCTGGAGATGCACAAGGCGCATGGGCGCATGCTCGAAGTCGCTACGACACACCCCGACTTGGACCCGATCTGGGTGCGAAACCACCCCGATCACGTCAAGGAGGACGAGTCCGGTCCGCTGCTGATGTGCCAGTGGTGGCTCGAGTTCTGGCGCACCGGACTCAACCTCGGGGTGTTCACGCCGGCCGTGCTGCGGCAGAACGCCAAGAACTTCATGAAGGAACCCACGGCCCTCAAGGCGTGGGCCCTGACCCGCCACGGACGCGCCCTGCAGTCCAGAAGCCGCCACGACCGCATGCATGTGGCGCTGCTCAATGCGGCGTTCGAGGAGGCCGACGGGCCCAGCCAGTACCCCGAGTGCGAACTCACACCGGCCTCGGCCCTCTGA
- a CDS encoding HAD family hydrolase produces MTAPTPIAPPAPAASEVVAGERNHANCAPRALLLDLDGVLLDTRPVMETAWREVQATHGLDMPFASYERHLGREFNDIMRRLGVRDADLVHETYETASRAASHLARQFAGIAEVLHAFASADWLLATCTRTCTRSRPPGRRSPHTSACCAHHARCRARLL; encoded by the coding sequence ATGACCGCCCCCACCCCGATAGCACCACCGGCTCCGGCCGCATCCGAAGTCGTAGCGGGAGAGAGGAATCACGCGAACTGCGCGCCGCGTGCCCTTCTCCTTGACCTCGACGGCGTTCTGCTCGACACCCGGCCGGTCATGGAGACGGCGTGGCGCGAGGTCCAGGCGACTCATGGCCTTGACATGCCGTTCGCCTCGTACGAGCGCCACTTGGGGCGTGAGTTCAACGACATCATGCGCCGCCTCGGGGTGAGGGACGCCGATCTCGTCCACGAGACGTACGAGACAGCGTCCCGGGCCGCCTCGCACCTCGCCCGTCAGTTCGCCGGCATCGCGGAGGTTCTGCACGCCTTCGCTTCCGCGGACTGGCTGCTGGCTACCTGCACCCGGACGTGCACAAGATCACGGCCGCCGGGGCGGCGCTCTCCGCACACCTCAGCGTGCTGCGCGCACCACGCTCGCTGCCGAGCCCGATTGTTGTGA
- a CDS encoding rubredoxin — protein MNDQSSGKRSWMCLLCGWVYYEELGLPEEGIEPGTRWEDIPDTWECPDCGAMKADFVMEEL, from the coding sequence ATGAACGACCAGTCGTCCGGCAAGCGGTCGTGGATGTGTCTCCTGTGCGGCTGGGTGTACTACGAGGAGCTCGGCCTGCCCGAAGAGGGAATCGAGCCGGGTACGCGATGGGAGGACATCCCCGACACCTGGGAGTGCCCCGACTGCGGCGCCATGAAGGCCGACTTCGTCATGGAAGAGCTCTGA
- a CDS encoding alpha/beta hydrolase, with protein sequence MTARALRRFAHTALGAVAPGAGARVATDVFSSTRTLGLRPDNVLPLGARNFTVHDSPDAPNGYLWGEQGGTEGTALLVHGWASDSSSMYSLVAPMRELGLSVAAFDAPAHGVRKGSQATMTQYTRAVRAVLDTLGDVRVIVAHSLGTIASVGAAVQRTVRRTAPPLDCLVAIAPACTLGGVLERWDGAGLRLTRTVVDGIYRELHLRNGVPVSHWDAVALGIGLDTPVLAVHDPGDPMVPYSDAKAVAAGLRHVTLEEAPGTGHAGILMDREVKALVSAFVSRNMDWNRNREGIS encoded by the coding sequence GTGACGGCGCGAGCCCTGCGCAGATTCGCCCACACCGCCCTGGGCGCCGTCGCGCCCGGGGCGGGTGCGCGCGTGGCGACCGATGTCTTCAGCAGCACGCGCACTCTCGGGCTGCGCCCCGACAACGTACTGCCGCTGGGCGCACGGAATTTCACCGTGCACGACAGCCCTGACGCGCCCAACGGATACCTGTGGGGCGAACAGGGCGGTACGGAAGGCACCGCGCTGCTCGTCCACGGCTGGGCGTCCGACAGCAGCAGCATGTACTCGCTCGTCGCTCCGATGCGTGAACTCGGCTTGTCGGTCGCCGCGTTCGACGCTCCCGCCCACGGGGTGCGCAAGGGCTCGCAGGCCACCATGACCCAGTACACGCGGGCGGTCCGGGCGGTCCTCGACACCCTCGGGGACGTACGTGTGATCGTCGCGCACTCGCTGGGCACGATCGCCTCGGTCGGGGCGGCCGTGCAGCGGACCGTGCGGCGGACCGCGCCGCCGCTCGACTGCCTTGTCGCGATCGCCCCCGCCTGCACCCTGGGCGGCGTGCTGGAGCGATGGGACGGCGCGGGACTTCGGCTGACCCGCACCGTGGTCGACGGCATCTACCGCGAACTCCACCTCCGCAACGGCGTGCCCGTCAGCCACTGGGACGCCGTCGCGCTCGGCATCGGGCTCGACACCCCCGTCCTGGCCGTCCACGACCCGGGCGACCCGATGGTGCCGTACTCCGACGCCAAGGCCGTCGCCGCAGGTCTGCGCCATGTGACCCTCGAAGAGGCGCCGGGGACCGGTCACGCCGGGATCCTCATGGACAGGGAGGTCAAGGCGCTGGTGTCCGCGTTCGTCTCCCGGAACATGGACTGGAACAGGAACAGAGAAGGGATCTCATGA
- a CDS encoding fatty acid desaturase, with product MGAFNFPSAPDEHFEKFLRQSEQIEGERLAGAIPKDYFEPRVARGIAGFAVSWLLYFGAILGVAYAPHWLLCIPLWIVAGLGGWGLHCIAHDCGHGSFSRSRKFNYAIGHLSLLPLAYPFHAWRHVHNMHHSSTNHLELDTDWRPLPAGMYDRMTVWEKVVYMSTRTWAFWGGTINYWLESGFRPGFFPKQGQRREVRRSIAFVLALGVPYFGLLIHFTGFQGVLLYFVAPWIATHAWFSATTLMHHSASDVPYLTADYWTRNASRLLLTTDYVYPKWLLFLTHNISIHTAHHVAPVVPYYNLPKAQEALKRQYPGMVREKKFSFSQMWRIVRHLHFYDTESGFYTDRTRAKVAPGEKAMASGKGAS from the coding sequence ATGGGTGCGTTCAACTTTCCTTCGGCGCCTGACGAACACTTCGAGAAGTTCCTCCGGCAGTCCGAGCAGATCGAGGGGGAGCGCCTCGCCGGCGCGATCCCCAAGGACTACTTCGAACCCCGGGTCGCCCGCGGCATCGCCGGCTTCGCCGTCAGCTGGCTGCTGTACTTCGGCGCGATCCTCGGCGTGGCCTACGCCCCGCACTGGCTGCTCTGCATACCGCTGTGGATCGTGGCCGGGCTCGGCGGGTGGGGCCTCCACTGCATCGCGCACGACTGCGGGCACGGATCGTTCTCACGCTCCCGCAAGTTCAACTACGCCATCGGGCACCTGTCACTGCTGCCGCTGGCCTACCCCTTCCACGCCTGGCGACATGTTCACAATATGCACCACAGCAGCACCAACCACCTGGAGCTGGATACCGACTGGCGCCCGCTGCCGGCCGGTATGTACGACCGCATGACGGTGTGGGAGAAGGTCGTCTACATGTCCACGCGCACCTGGGCATTCTGGGGCGGCACCATCAACTACTGGCTGGAGTCAGGCTTCCGGCCCGGCTTCTTCCCCAAGCAGGGACAGCGGCGCGAGGTGCGGCGCTCGATCGCCTTCGTCCTCGCCTTGGGCGTCCCCTACTTCGGACTGCTCATCCACTTCACCGGATTCCAGGGCGTGCTGCTGTACTTCGTCGCACCCTGGATCGCCACCCACGCGTGGTTCAGCGCCACGACGCTGATGCACCACAGCGCCAGCGACGTGCCCTATCTGACCGCCGACTACTGGACGCGCAACGCCAGCCGGCTGCTGCTCACCACGGACTACGTCTACCCGAAGTGGCTGCTGTTCCTCACCCACAACATCTCCATCCACACCGCGCACCATGTGGCGCCCGTCGTGCCGTACTACAACCTCCCCAAGGCACAGGAGGCACTCAAACGGCAGTACCCGGGCATGGTCAGGGAGAAGAAGTTCAGCTTCAGCCAGATGTGGCGCATCGTGCGCCATCTGCACTTCTACGACACCGAGTCGGGCTTCTACACCGACCGCACCCGCGCCAAGGTGGCGCCGGGGGAGAAGGCCATGGCGTCCGGCAAGGGTGCCTCGTGA
- a CDS encoding acyl carrier protein, with product MFRRKKAVPKPDGPLTEESLRQWLTDYLAAQIEVPAGEIDTKKTFESYGLDSRVAVQVSGALEKIVERRLSPGLLYEYQSIDDLSAYLAKELRL from the coding sequence TTGTTCAGGAGGAAGAAAGCCGTCCCGAAGCCGGACGGCCCACTGACCGAAGAGTCGCTCAGACAGTGGCTGACCGACTACCTGGCCGCGCAGATCGAGGTCCCGGCCGGTGAGATCGACACGAAGAAGACCTTCGAGTCCTACGGGCTCGACTCGCGGGTGGCTGTCCAGGTCTCCGGCGCGCTCGAGAAGATCGTCGAGCGCCGCCTCTCCCCGGGCCTGCTGTACGAATACCAGTCCATCGACGACCTCAGCGCCTACCTCGCCAAGGAACTCAGGCTGTAG
- a CDS encoding acyl-CoA desaturase: protein MSSATATSGALSGAIVTLDPASLRIKRFSALTTMTLPLIGTAAAVYFLWTGNFTATDLWLFGAMYFVHMFGITVGFHRYLAHKAFKTSPAFEAVMMITGSMGAQGPLMFWVTTHRRHHRFSDQEGDPHSPNLHGRGFKARMHGLWYAHMPWMLSAETTKWTVFGPDVLKNRRLMYFHRTYPLWVVSGLVLPALIGFAVEGTAMSALTGLVFGGLARIFVANQAAWCVGSVCHAFGGRPFHNKDRSANNWPVALLTFGEGLQNNHHAFPGSYRHGVTWWEPDMSGWLLAGLGKVGVVWSLREPDAETIAKRREEARTAAVRQAVP, encoded by the coding sequence ATGTCCTCGGCCACGGCCACCTCCGGGGCACTCTCCGGCGCCATCGTCACGCTTGATCCCGCCAGTCTGCGGATCAAACGCTTCTCCGCGCTGACGACGATGACGCTGCCGCTCATCGGCACGGCAGCCGCCGTGTACTTCTTATGGACCGGAAACTTCACGGCAACGGACCTGTGGCTCTTCGGGGCCATGTACTTCGTGCACATGTTCGGCATCACCGTGGGCTTCCACCGCTACCTCGCCCACAAGGCGTTCAAGACCTCGCCGGCCTTCGAGGCGGTGATGATGATCACCGGTTCCATGGGCGCGCAGGGACCGCTGATGTTCTGGGTAACCACTCACCGCAGACACCACCGCTTCAGCGACCAGGAGGGCGACCCGCACTCGCCCAATCTGCACGGCAGGGGCTTCAAGGCCCGTATGCACGGCCTGTGGTACGCGCACATGCCGTGGATGCTGAGCGCGGAGACCACCAAGTGGACGGTCTTCGGCCCCGATGTGCTCAAGAACCGGCGGCTGATGTACTTCCACCGCACCTATCCCCTGTGGGTGGTCAGCGGACTGGTGCTGCCCGCCCTGATCGGCTTCGCCGTCGAGGGGACCGCGATGTCCGCGCTCACCGGCCTGGTCTTCGGTGGGCTCGCGCGGATCTTCGTCGCCAACCAGGCGGCCTGGTGCGTCGGTTCCGTCTGCCACGCGTTCGGCGGCCGCCCCTTCCACAACAAGGACCGCAGCGCCAACAACTGGCCCGTTGCCCTGCTCACCTTCGGTGAGGGCCTGCAGAACAACCACCATGCATTCCCCGGCTCCTACCGCCACGGAGTCACCTGGTGGGAGCCGGACATGAGCGGTTGGCTGCTGGCCGGACTCGGCAAGGTCGGCGTCGTCTGGAGCCTGCGCGAGCCCGACGCGGAAACGATCGCCAAGCGCAGGGAAGAGGCGAGGACCGCGGCCGTCCGCCAGGCCGTGCCGTAG
- a CDS encoding acyl-CoA desaturase, with translation MTTDHTTTPTDHTTTSTDHTTTPADHTTAPAESPPVEELDTAARRLAYVTVGVPTLGFAAAVAFSWNYGFTLVDGLLLLMMYAVTSLGVEGGFHRFFSHKSFTAGPGMTAFWGIAGSMAAQGPVLFWVATHRQHHAFTDRDGDPHSPRPLGGGRFPRLRGFWHGHVGWLFQVRRQNWAKRVPDLVRDRLVMRLNQYYFGWILAGLALPALLGWLATGSVRGAVGGFLWGGLARIFLLDHVTWGVNSIGHSIGNRPYRTRDNSRNVAPLAALSVGGSWHNNHHARPALAHNRHGLWQIDPTGAVIRALDALGLVSNARYPDRERALGLVSNARYPDRERPDKEGVD, from the coding sequence ATGACCACCGACCACACGACGACCCCTACCGACCACACGACAACTTCCACCGACCACACGACAACACCCGCGGACCACACGACAGCCCCCGCCGAATCACCGCCCGTCGAGGAGTTGGACACGGCGGCGAGGAGGCTCGCCTACGTCACCGTCGGGGTGCCCACCCTCGGTTTCGCGGCGGCCGTCGCCTTCTCCTGGAACTACGGATTCACCCTTGTCGACGGCCTGCTCCTGCTGATGATGTACGCGGTGACCTCGCTCGGCGTCGAGGGCGGCTTCCACCGGTTCTTCTCCCACAAGTCCTTCACCGCCGGGCCCGGCATGACCGCCTTCTGGGGCATCGCGGGAAGCATGGCGGCCCAGGGACCTGTGCTGTTCTGGGTCGCCACCCACCGCCAGCACCACGCCTTCACCGACCGCGACGGCGATCCGCATTCGCCGCGGCCGCTCGGCGGCGGCCGGTTCCCACGGCTGCGCGGGTTCTGGCACGGACACGTCGGCTGGCTGTTCCAGGTACGCCGGCAGAACTGGGCCAAGCGCGTGCCCGACCTCGTACGGGACCGGCTGGTGATGCGCCTCAACCAGTACTACTTCGGCTGGATCCTCGCGGGTCTCGCGCTGCCCGCTCTGCTGGGCTGGCTGGCCACCGGGAGTGTGCGCGGGGCAGTGGGCGGCTTCCTTTGGGGCGGGCTGGCGCGGATCTTCCTGCTCGACCATGTGACCTGGGGCGTCAACTCCATCGGCCACAGCATCGGCAACCGGCCCTACCGCACCCGTGACAACAGCAGAAACGTTGCACCGCTCGCCGCGCTGTCGGTCGGCGGCTCGTGGCACAACAACCACCACGCCCGCCCGGCGCTCGCGCACAACCGGCACGGGCTCTGGCAGATCGACCCCACGGGGGCGGTCATCCGGGCACTCGACGCGCTGGGCCTGGTGTCCAACGCGCGCTATCCCGACCGGGAACGCGCGCTGGGCCTGGTGTCCAACGCGCGCTATCCCGACCGGGAACGACCTGACAAGGAAGGAGTCGACTGA
- a CDS encoding fatty acyl-AMP ligase, translating into METPSAESSSPKTPPKPLETKPLETKPLGTSLPEILQERARTQPDRLAFRFLQDGTSDQAVDWTYHELAVRAEAVAAELGRRGLDGGRVVLAVDPGLDYVAGLFGILRAGCTAVPSFPPIGKRAMARFLSIVVDCAPDAVLTDPRFSGQAGQFDEQLPGGSPQIEWIFPEEEFYLGAGEAAAPLRLADQALLQYSSGSTGDPKGIVLTHDNLVSNCRVLEAHMGMEPDRVGCSWLPPYHDMGLMGTIMLAVHGGWPLVMLSPVHFVQDPYRWLKAITDHRVTITVGPNFAFDLCASSIGDDELRTLDLSTLRQVFCGSEPVSGATLGTFHERFGPVTGFNPSSVIPCYGLAEATLFVSGKPESEGVRTEWLDGTALELGEVRRAPDREAAGAVGVVSCGVIATGHEVVVVDPDSAQPVPTGRIGEIWVSGRNVASGYLNRPELTAKTFGATLPGRAGQTYLRTGDLGFLLDGELFVTGRLKDLIVISGRNLYPQDIEDSVQKSHSALRRTAAFSVRSTRREEEEVVVVAEFRGTPREFAAEEDRLRERVTAAVTAEHGVKPGAVHFGPPGVVLMTTSGKIRRNATKAAFVNGSLKAFPPSPAESQVSVR; encoded by the coding sequence GTGGAAACGCCGTCAGCGGAATCGTCGTCCCCGAAAACGCCACCGAAGCCCCTGGAGACGAAGCCCCTGGAGACGAAGCCCCTGGGAACGTCTCTGCCCGAGATCCTTCAGGAGCGGGCGAGGACGCAGCCGGACCGGCTCGCGTTCCGCTTTCTTCAGGACGGCACGAGCGACCAGGCTGTCGACTGGACCTATCACGAGCTGGCCGTGCGCGCCGAGGCGGTGGCGGCCGAGCTTGGCCGGCGGGGTCTCGACGGCGGCCGGGTGGTCCTCGCCGTCGACCCCGGACTCGACTATGTGGCCGGGCTGTTCGGAATTCTGAGGGCCGGCTGCACCGCCGTCCCCTCCTTCCCGCCCATCGGGAAGCGCGCCATGGCGCGCTTCCTCTCCATCGTGGTGGACTGCGCGCCCGACGCCGTCCTGACCGATCCGCGCTTCAGCGGCCAGGCCGGGCAGTTCGACGAGCAACTCCCGGGCGGCTCCCCGCAGATCGAGTGGATCTTCCCTGAGGAGGAGTTCTACCTCGGCGCCGGGGAAGCCGCGGCCCCGCTGCGCCTCGCTGACCAGGCGCTGCTTCAGTACAGCTCCGGTTCCACCGGGGACCCCAAGGGAATCGTGCTCACCCACGACAACCTGGTCAGCAACTGCCGGGTGCTCGAAGCCCACATGGGGATGGAGCCCGACCGCGTCGGCTGCTCCTGGCTGCCGCCGTACCACGACATGGGTCTGATGGGGACGATCATGCTGGCCGTGCACGGCGGATGGCCGCTCGTCATGCTCTCCCCGGTGCACTTCGTCCAGGACCCCTACCGCTGGCTCAAGGCCATCACGGACCACCGGGTGACCATCACAGTCGGGCCCAACTTCGCCTTCGACCTGTGCGCCTCGTCCATCGGCGACGACGAGCTGCGGACCCTCGACCTGAGTACGCTGCGGCAGGTCTTCTGCGGCAGCGAGCCGGTCTCCGGGGCGACGCTCGGCACATTCCACGAGCGCTTCGGCCCTGTCACCGGCTTCAACCCCTCATCGGTCATCCCCTGTTACGGACTGGCCGAGGCGACGCTCTTCGTCTCCGGCAAACCCGAGAGCGAAGGCGTACGGACCGAGTGGCTGGACGGCACTGCGCTGGAGCTGGGCGAGGTGCGCCGCGCCCCGGACCGCGAGGCCGCGGGAGCGGTGGGCGTCGTCAGCTGCGGCGTCATCGCCACCGGTCACGAGGTCGTCGTCGTCGACCCGGACAGCGCACAGCCGGTGCCGACCGGGAGGATCGGAGAGATCTGGGTCAGCGGCCGGAACGTGGCGAGCGGATATCTGAACCGGCCGGAACTGACGGCGAAGACGTTCGGCGCGACGCTGCCGGGCAGAGCGGGACAGACGTATCTGCGCACCGGCGACCTCGGTTTCCTGCTCGACGGGGAGCTGTTCGTCACCGGACGGCTCAAGGACCTGATCGTCATCAGCGGTCGCAACCTCTACCCGCAGGACATTGAGGACTCCGTCCAGAAGTCCCACAGCGCACTACGCAGAACGGCCGCCTTTTCCGTGCGCAGCACGCGCAGGGAGGAGGAAGAGGTCGTTGTCGTCGCCGAATTCCGGGGTACGCCAAGAGAGTTCGCGGCCGAGGAGGACCGGCTGCGGGAGCGGGTGACGGCCGCGGTGACCGCCGAACACGGAGTAAAGCCGGGTGCGGTGCACTTCGGCCCGCCCGGGGTCGTTCTGATGACCACCAGCGGCAAGATCCGCCGCAACGCCACCAAGGCCGCTTTCGTGAACGGAAGCCTCAAGGCCTTCCCGCCCTCGCCGGCCGAAAGCCAGGTGTCCGTGCGATGA